The window GTTCCAAGAACATCCGGAAAAAGCTTGAGCAGCGTTACTCCTGCAGGCTGGGAGTGATTGTAGGGGACAGCAGGACTCAGCCCCTGCGGTTAGGTTGCACAGGAATTGCACTCGGAGTTTCAGGCTTTGTACCTGTAGAGGACGCAAGGGGCACTTTTGACATTTATGGTAAGCCCCTCCGTCTTACTTACAAAGCAGCGGCAGATAACCTGGTTTCAGCAGCTGAACTCCTTATGGGGGAAGCCGGAGAAAGAGTTCCCTGCGTGCTTATCCGGGGTGCTCCGGTCCAGATGGTTGACGAATCTCCGGAGATGCCAACGATCTCAATGGAAGGGTGCATGTATTTCGGCAACATAATCAAAGACCGGAAAGAAAACCCGAAAAAAGAGAATCAGTAGAAAGCTTGCCTGTATTCCCTTTACGGAATACGTTTGAAAGCAAGTCCGCAGGACTGAGATAAGCATTATATATTCTCGACGATAATATATACAATAAATTGAGTCTCGATCCTGTATATGGCAATTCCATCTTCAGGTCATCATAATTCAGGATTGGGTTTCTGGCAGCTGTGCCGTACGGACGCATATGTACGATTCCTCAGCACGCTTACCGGAGTAGATAAACTAAGGACTGAAAAAGTCTCATACATTTCAAGTATTGCAGGTGATGTTATGAAACCGATGTTATTGGATTTTTCCGCAACATGGTGTGGACCTTGCAGGATGCAAAAACCTATTATTGAAGAGCTCGAAAAAAAGTACGGAGATAAAGTTGAATTCAAGGTTGTCGATGTGGATGAAAACCAGGCGCTCGCCTCAAAGTATAGCATACACGCTGTCCCGACACTGATCATTGAGAAGGACGGAACTGAAGTAAAGCGCTTTATGGGTGTCACCCAGGGCAGTATACTGTCATCTGAACTCGATAAAATTCTTTGATCTCTGTATTTCTGAATAAAGCCGCCCGGGCTCAGGGAGCCTGAGGGCGCACAACTTTTTAACCGCTTTATTTTTACATGTATTCTTTCACAACCTCCTAACCGAAGATTTTTATTTTTTAAATATTATATATAGCAGTTCTCTTACCAGTTCTCCTACCAGTTTTCCTACCAGTTCTCCTACCAGTTCTCTTACCAGTTCTCCTACCAGTTTCCTACCAGTTCTCCTACCAGTTCTCCTACAGTTCATTCGATTTGATTCACGAAATGATGCACTGAACTCAATAGATTTTTTACCAATTCTGATTGGAGCTTAATTTGTCTTTCTTTCAATAAAATCTCAGTTAAACTTCAAGTTGAAAATAAGTTATAAGGAGCTCAAATATCTGAATAATTCCATTAGTTACTAAAAAAATTTTTAGTATGAAAAATGATACAAACTGAGGTGAAAACAAAAAAGATACCTGTTAATAACGGCTT is drawn from Methanosarcina lacustris Z-7289 and contains these coding sequences:
- a CDS encoding thioredoxin family protein, which gives rise to MAIPSSGHHNSGLGFWQLCRTDAYVRFLSTLTGVDKLRTEKVSYISSIAGDVMKPMLLDFSATWCGPCRMQKPIIEELEKKYGDKVEFKVVDVDENQALASKYSIHAVPTLIIEKDGTEVKRFMGVTQGSILSSELDKIL